The following are from one region of the Vicugna pacos chromosome 9, VicPac4, whole genome shotgun sequence genome:
- the MAF gene encoding transcription factor Maf isoform X2 — translation MASELAMSNSDLPTSPLAMEYVNDFDLMKFEVKKEPVETDRIISQCGRLIAGGSLSSTPMSTPCSSVPPSPSFSAPSPGSGSEQKAHLEDYYWMTGYPQQLNPEALGFSPEDAVEALISNSHQLQGGFDGYARGAQQLASAAGAGAGASLGGSGEEMGPAAAVVSAVIAAAAAQSGAGPHYHHHHHHHAAGHHHHPTAGAPGAAGSASASAGGAGGAGGGGPASAGGGGGGGGGGGGGGAAGAGGALHPHHAAGGLHFDDRFSDEQLVTMSVRELNRQLRGVSKEEVIRLKQKRRTLKNRGYAQSCRFKRVQQRHVLESEKNQLLQQVDHLKQEISRLVRERDAYKEKYEKLVSSGFRENGSSSDNPSSPEFFIKYDAGMLIA, via the coding sequence ATGGCATCAGAACTGGCAATGAGCAACTCCGACCTGCCCACCAGTCCCCTGGCCATGGAATATGTTAATGACTTCGATCTGATGAAGTTTGAAGTGAAAAAGGAACCGGTGGAGACCGACCGCATCATCAGCCAGTGCGGCCGTCTCATCGCCGGGGGCTCGCTGTCCTCCACCCCCATGAGCACGCCGTGCAGCTCGGTGCCCCCTTCCCCCAGCTTCTCGGCGCCCAGCCCGGGCTCGGGCAGCGAGCAGAAGGCGCACCTGGAAGACTACTACTGGATGACCGGCTACCCGCAGCAGCTGAACCCCGAGGCGCTGGGCTTCAGCCCCGAGGACGCGGTCGAGGCGCTCATCAGCAACAGCCACCAGCTCCAGGGCGGCTTCGATGGCTACGCGCGCGGAGCGCAGCAGCTGGCCTCGGCGGCCGGGGCCGGCGCCGGCGCCTCCCTGGGCGGCAGCGGCGAGGAGATGGGCCCCGCCGCCGCCGTGGTGTCCGCCGTGATCGCCGCGGCCGCGGCGCAGAGCGGCGCGGGGCcgcactaccaccaccaccaccaccaccacgccgccggccaccaccaccacccgaCGGCCGGCGCGCCCGGCGCCGCGGGCAGCGCGTCCGCCTCGGCCGGTGGcgcgggcggcgcgggcggcggcggcccggccagcgccgggggcggcggcggcggcggcggcggcggaggcggcgggggcgcggcgggggcggggggcgcccTGCACCCGCACCACGCCGCCGGCGGCCTGCACTTCGACGACCGCTTCTCCGATGAGCAGCTGGTGACCATGTCGGTGCGCGAGCTGAACCGGCAGCTGCGCGGGGTCAGCAAGGAGGAGGTGATCCGGCTGAAGCAGAAGAGGCGGACCCTGAAAAACCGCGGCTATGCCCAGTCCTGCCGCTTCAAGAGGGTGCAGCAGAGGCACGTCCTGGAGTCCGAGAAGAACCAGCTGCTGCAGCAGGTCGACCACCTCAAGCAGGAGATCTCCAGGCTGGTGCGCGAGAGGGACGCGTACAAGGAGAAATACGAGAAGTTGGTGAGCAGCGGCTTCCGAGAAAACGGTTCGAGCAGCGACAACCCGTCCTCTCCCGAGTTTTTCAT
- the MAF gene encoding transcription factor Maf isoform X1: MASELAMSNSDLPTSPLAMEYVNDFDLMKFEVKKEPVETDRIISQCGRLIAGGSLSSTPMSTPCSSVPPSPSFSAPSPGSGSEQKAHLEDYYWMTGYPQQLNPEALGFSPEDAVEALISNSHQLQGGFDGYARGAQQLASAAGAGAGASLGGSGEEMGPAAAVVSAVIAAAAAQSGAGPHYHHHHHHHAAGHHHHPTAGAPGAAGSASASAGGAGGAGGGGPASAGGGGGGGGGGGGGGAAGAGGALHPHHAAGGLHFDDRFSDEQLVTMSVRELNRQLRGVSKEEVIRLKQKRRTLKNRGYAQSCRFKRVQQRHVLESEKNQLLQQVDHLKQEISRLVRERDAYKEKYEKLVSSGFRENGSSSDNPSSPEFFMYPRESSTSVM, translated from the coding sequence ATGGCATCAGAACTGGCAATGAGCAACTCCGACCTGCCCACCAGTCCCCTGGCCATGGAATATGTTAATGACTTCGATCTGATGAAGTTTGAAGTGAAAAAGGAACCGGTGGAGACCGACCGCATCATCAGCCAGTGCGGCCGTCTCATCGCCGGGGGCTCGCTGTCCTCCACCCCCATGAGCACGCCGTGCAGCTCGGTGCCCCCTTCCCCCAGCTTCTCGGCGCCCAGCCCGGGCTCGGGCAGCGAGCAGAAGGCGCACCTGGAAGACTACTACTGGATGACCGGCTACCCGCAGCAGCTGAACCCCGAGGCGCTGGGCTTCAGCCCCGAGGACGCGGTCGAGGCGCTCATCAGCAACAGCCACCAGCTCCAGGGCGGCTTCGATGGCTACGCGCGCGGAGCGCAGCAGCTGGCCTCGGCGGCCGGGGCCGGCGCCGGCGCCTCCCTGGGCGGCAGCGGCGAGGAGATGGGCCCCGCCGCCGCCGTGGTGTCCGCCGTGATCGCCGCGGCCGCGGCGCAGAGCGGCGCGGGGCcgcactaccaccaccaccaccaccaccacgccgccggccaccaccaccacccgaCGGCCGGCGCGCCCGGCGCCGCGGGCAGCGCGTCCGCCTCGGCCGGTGGcgcgggcggcgcgggcggcggcggcccggccagcgccgggggcggcggcggcggcggcggcggcggaggcggcgggggcgcggcgggggcggggggcgcccTGCACCCGCACCACGCCGCCGGCGGCCTGCACTTCGACGACCGCTTCTCCGATGAGCAGCTGGTGACCATGTCGGTGCGCGAGCTGAACCGGCAGCTGCGCGGGGTCAGCAAGGAGGAGGTGATCCGGCTGAAGCAGAAGAGGCGGACCCTGAAAAACCGCGGCTATGCCCAGTCCTGCCGCTTCAAGAGGGTGCAGCAGAGGCACGTCCTGGAGTCCGAGAAGAACCAGCTGCTGCAGCAGGTCGACCACCTCAAGCAGGAGATCTCCAGGCTGGTGCGCGAGAGGGACGCGTACAAGGAGAAATACGAGAAGTTGGTGAGCAGCGGCTTCCGAGAAAACGGTTCGAGCAGCGACAACCCGTCCTCTCCCGAGTTTTTCAT